The genomic stretch TAATTAAGCtatcaaatttaaacaaactaaaaGCATTAACTAAGAAATTCTACATACAACAATAGAAATAAAAGGCATGTTAAGAAATGCAAGAAGTATAAATACACCCAATATTGAGAAGGAAAATCGTCAAATTTTAATGATGGAAATGGAAATTAAGCCAACTGAGAATTTCTTCTGTGACTAACGATGGAATAATCACAAGAGTTCTCAAATTCACGGTTAAATTTCAAAAGTGCACAACATAAAAGTAgtacaaaaacaataaaaaatcaagATCCAAAGCAATGAGTGAGAACTCATAGCAGAAAGGTCAAGCTAAACTTTACCGGATTATCATTGATTCAACAATACTCCAGAATATTCCTGTAAATGTAAGTGACTTTACATCTATGATCATATGCACAATTACAATTTCATAATGAGCCAGTTATAagtgacaaataaaaaatcttctGCTTGACTACTGATAGTGTTAACATTTTCAGAACCAGACAAAATCAGAACACTAGAAATAAACAAAGAACAATCACCTTATTCTCAGGCTCTTTTTGTTCAGCTTCATTAGTAGGATTTTCCTTGTTTCCATCTGCAGCAACATCATCCTCACCTGAAGGGTTTTGCTTTTCATCACCAAAACTCTTAGCAGTTTCATTCACTTTAGCAGTGGCCCCAAGTAAaattgaagagagaaaagaaatacacaacaataaaatttcatggaaatagtataaaacaGAATACATGTGCAGACTAGAGGTGGAAATCaacatgtttttaacaaaatatctattgTTATTGACACATAAAAGTCATTACAGCAGGTAAATTGTTTCTAACACTTAATCAAATACATGACAAACACGAAAGCGGTTGTTTGCATGTTAACTACAGCTTTGTACATTggatgcttctaagttttacaaaatattttgccCATTTTTTTCGTAATGTTGTCATGATGTTGATGTCTAGCGGCGTGCCATCATTGAACCACTACACAATATAAAATACAAGTAATTAGTTACGTAGTGCTAAAAATTGAAGACAAAAAATGAAGACAAAATTTTCCAGCGTCCAATTAGTCTTCAACTACCCGACGATTATGTTccacatccagtgcatgacataatagccaCACTCATAGGTTCCGCTTTGAACGTGACTCTACATTGAATGGAAAAAATCATTCAACGTTACAATTAACATGTTTTCCAAATGGAAATCAATTGTATCCAAAATCAAAATGTACGACTAACCTTCACTTCAATCCACCGCGGTGTACTGTGACCAAATTTCCCCTCACTCTTGGTTTCCAAAGTCTTATATGCActgaaaataaacattaaaattgttAGCTAATGTGGGCAACACTACTACAGTACCGTGGGTTCTATAACCAAAATTCCACAACTTAAAATgagttagaaaataataaagtataccTCCATGGTCgggaaagtttttcaaaattacatcAGCTGCTTTGAGACCCTTTTTATATCGTTTGGTTTCATATGATTTCTGCAGTTAAGGAAAATAATTGAATATCCCAATTTTCCTTTGGTCCTAGATTTGCGGAACTGAAAGAAAGTAGTTCCTATGGGAAAACAAAGAGCACAGTGAAGGAAAATAACCCAATTTTCTGTCTCCCTCTTTCACTATCCTTATGTCTCTCTCTACTTCTGCTTCGCCTTCGCGTTGCCCATTATCTATCTCCGCTTCTGCTCCTTTTTCTATGTTTTACTCTGCTCCTACTTCATCTTCTACTTCTATCGTTGTCCCTATCCCAGCTCAAAACCCTAGACTCGAAAGAAGGCTTTTCTTGAGATTGTCGTGGATGGATTGGAGCTGTGCTTGCTTCTTTGACTCGGAGGAGGCTTTGACGAATTTGGAGAGGAAGGAAGAGGAGGGTTTTGGAACATCATCCTTTGCTGCTGAAGAGGAAAAGCGGAGACCCAGCTTGAACCACGCAACTCTCTCGCCTTTACAGGTCAACTCGTCGTAGTTCGGCACTCCTTTTTCTTCCTCCATCTCTAAACTTCacttttcaatttcattcttcATCCATCTCAACCCAACTAACATCCCTTCACACTCCATGAAATGTAAGGAAAGACAATAGAGTTAGACCacagaaaacataaaataaaaataacagttAAAATTGTGAAGAAATCGCGAAGCGGAGAATGAAATCAACAAGGTACCTAAGAAGCAGGAGGGAAGGTGGAatgtgaggaagaagaagaagagagagaaaacagtTAGCTCCATGGATGAATGAATAAACCCAAGAGATTAGAGAGAATGGTGCATGTGCAAGTGCAGAGAGTGTGTGCGAgtggattttcttttcttcttgttctcaGCTTTCTTCCTCTCTATTGATGTCGAGGTAGAGTATGGAGGCACGCGACAGAGTTCCAGCAGGCTAGCtagggttttaatttttttcagcggaattaagatgattttttactaaaactcgtcttaaattttattagccataacattctaaggcggttttcaataatcgtcttagaatgtgtgttgTAAAGGACATTTTTCAttacaaaaattacaataatgcCACAAGCTCATTTTCTAAGGCGGTCCACTTAGAACCATCATAGGATAGGTGTCGTAGAAACTTATATTTCTAGTAGTGCTTCCACTCCCTTCTTTGAAATCAAGCTTCTCAAACGCGTCTAGAATCAAATTCATCaattattacaaattaaaatgtttCCATCCACTTCAGTGCTCTCCCTTGTTACTTAGAGAAATTAATGATTTGGTCTTGATCTAATATAATGGTATAAGGTAGCCAACATATAATGCGTAGGAGccaaatagtaataatagtaaAATTGTGTAATAAGATACTTTATCTATGTTTTAGTTTGGTTTCTTATGTTTAAAAGTTTCACTTTAgtctcttgttctcttttcaCTCATTTCTTATTTGATCCTCACAAACCTCACTTGGAGACATAGGTGTAAGGGTAACCTTTTTCCCTTTATGTCCCaatgaaaatttgtttgtgaCACCATTATGGAGAACATCCTTATCATACTGCCAAGGCCTTCCACGTAAGAGATTGCTAGCCTCCATAGGGACTACATCAAACAGTATCTCATCAACATATTTTCCAATGGAAAAGCATATCAAAACTTTTATATCTACAACTAGCTCCCTATTCTCACTCAACCATTGTAGTTTGTAAGGCCGAGGGTGAGGGAAAGTTTTCAAAGCAAGCTTTTCTATCAGTCTTTGGCTAGCTACATAAGTGCAATTTCCCCCATCAATAATCAAAGAGCATATTTTCCCCATGACCATACACCTAGTATGTAAAATGTTCTCCCTTTGTGTTTCATCTCAATCCTTACACACACTCCCCATTAACCTCCTAACCATCAAAGAAAACCTTTCAAGGGTTGTACATCACATTAACCTTCACTATCAGTAGAAGAACTAGAAGAGCCAGAAAAAGATGCACTAGTAATAACCCCATAACCCACCACAACCATTCTCCTTTTGTTAGGACATTGGGAGACAATATGACCCTTTCCCAAACACTTAAAACATTTATTGGAACTCGCTTTTGAAGAAGTGGGAGTAgggttagaattatttttaccaagggAAGAACCTTTTCATGAGATTTCAATGAAGATCCTCTATTCTTCTTGTATGTTTGCTTCCTCTTTACTTGTTGTTCCACCTTGATAGCTTGATGAATGAGATCCTTCAGAGAGGCATAGTGGTGCAACTCTACAATGTCTTGGATCTCCCTATTGAGACCATGCAAATACCTTGCCATGGTGGACTCTTGAGACTTTATCTCTTCATTGTAGTTCTAGCAAGCAATGACTAGCTCAACCTTCATCTCCCACTCAAGATACACTTTCGGATTACGAGTCCCTTTAAAAGTACGGATCTTCACCTTTACTCCATCAATCCCTTCCTCTCTTTGCCTACCTCCATATCTTCTATGACTTCTTCTCTCCCTATACCTCTAATTCCTCCATCCTGCCCCATCCTCTTCATACCCGTCATCTTCTCCATGAGAATAATTAGATGATTTTACCTCTCTTCTTTGCTCTATTTTCAATCTCAAAGTGTCCAAGTGTAATTTAATTTACCCCAAGTGATATGTAAAAAGCAAGACaaacatatgaaaaaaatgggttcgaaaaaggagatgaaggagaaagttaatatatatatatatatatatatatatatatatatatatatatattgtaatctTTTAGGATTGCACTCCACTAAGGTGCAACTTGTACTTTAGAACTACGCATATCTAAATTACtgataataacaaattattaagatctttacaattaattaaaaattttcatatcatattttttataaataaaaaattgtcaccTACCACCAACATCATCACCATCATTGTCACCGGTGGTGATGATGATGGTAATGTTGATGACAACAACAATTATTGAAGTAATAATATTGGTggagataataatatattttgttcttaagagaaaattatgatatcaaaaatataaattaatgataattatgtgAATTCTTTTGGCGTTGTTCTTTAATTTCATGAAATCTAAAGTCTTATGTGGATAATTTATGATGATCTTTATCAAGATGAAActctaattaattttgattaaaaaaactatttcataGATTATTATCAggataaaactttaattttaattcaagaaCAATACAAAAACACTTAAGGAACTATGTctaaattatattatctttattattaggCCAATTGATAAACTTTGATACGAATGTAGGGTAAGTTATAAtagttttaagttaattttacctATGCGATTTATGTACCACAAGTTCTAATTGTGTGAATTAGGTCGTCGAGTATCATAATTGTATGAATTTTCTCCCTCCATCAGTCAAtaatacaaatttaatatatttttccgaCCTGCTACTACATGATGACATGTAACTGTCATGACAATTGACCTATATTACTTGATATTTATATTGTTGTGACTTAATTAAACTTTTGTTCTCTTTGCTATTGCAATAGTGAATTTCCAAAAGAGCAAATAAGTTGTGTCAATATATACTAGTTTTTGATCCGTGTAATGCACTGGATAAACAAGTTTGGTTGAGTAGTGATAGGatgattttgtatttaataatatagTTTTAGAGCAAAAACCtgctaaattttttttgtagaacTATTTATGTTGGCATATGATAAGTAAaactttaaaagaataattcaaattaataaaagtttGATAACATTTAAACCAAGGGGGTTGGCCATCCCCTCCCCCATCTtacaaacttttttaaaaatattatacatataatattactatatttatttatatttttcgttaatattaatttataatattatattactatCAAATGCTCTTTAGAATTATTTCTTACTATTCAATTATcaatgtatttattttctttaaagaatatagagaaaaataatttatgattgtttAGTTACTAATAGAgtataaataagttaatttttccttattttccttttattagttaatattataaacaatttagcattaataattaattttgtactttaaatttatatttttacataatatcAACTCTAACGGAGGATttagtgatattttttaattaattatgttttcatcatataaaatatattttgtatgacTTTTATAGCTTTAGTTTGGTAGGTTGGAAGGTCACGTTTAAATGGCTGATAAAAATGCCAATGTTGAAGATATTCCTttagcaataaaaaataatttgacattAGAAAAGACTggaaatatatcataatatgattaaagaaataaaaaatatataattaaattcctGATATACCATATACCTAGAGATTCAAAAGAcgcataaaagtaaaattttgtgtaattttttccttcaaaagatGATGCTACACCTACCATTGTATTTCAACGGGTGCAAAATGAATTGGGTGAAAAAAGTATAATCATGATTGGTTACATGAATTgcttttgtatttataatcacgATCGGTTTTTTCGATCAATCAATTTCTATTAATACAACCATATTGAAATTATATCAGTCTTTGGGTTTGAAAAAGGAGATGAAGGAGAAAGTTAATCtctgttgatatatatatattgtaatctTTTAGGATTGCATTTACTAAGGTGCAACTTGTACTTTAGAACTACGCATATCTAAATTATtgataataacaaattattaagatcattacaattaattaaaaaatttcatatcatattttttaaaaataaaaatttgtcacCTACCACTAACATCATCACCATCATTGTCACCGGTGGTGATGATGATGGTAATGTTGATGACAACAACAATTATTGAAGTGATAATATTGGTggagataataatatattttgttcttaagagaaaattatgatatcaaaaatataaattaatgataattatgtgAATTCTTTTGGCGTTGTTCTTTAATTTCATGAAATCTAAAGTCTTATGTTGATAATTTATGATGATCTTTATCAAGATGAAActctaattaattttgattaaaaaaactatttcataGATTATTATCAGgatcaaactttaattttaattcaagaaCCATACAAAAACACTTAAGGAACTATGTctaaattatattatctttattattaggCCAATTGATAAACTGATACGAAAGCAGGGTAAGTTATAAtagttttaagttaattttacctATGCGATTTATGTACCACAGGTTCTAATTGTGTGAATTAGGTCGTCTAGTATCATAATTGTATGAATTTTCTCCCTCCAttagtcaataataaaaatttaatatatttttcctacCTACTACTACATGATGACATGTAAATGTCATGACAATTGACCTATATTACTTGAGTAGTGATAGGatgattttgtattaaataatatagttttAGAGCAAAAACCtgctaaattttttttgtagaacTATTTATGTTGGCATATGATAAGTAAaactttaaaagaataattcaaattaataaaaggTTGATAACGCGTGTTATTGTTAATGTAGCAATTATTGTTGTTACAAAATGGTTTAAATTAATGTACGCAATTTGTCAAAAGAAATATATCAGTTTTCAATGATTCTTTATACGTCTCATTCACttgataaaaggaaataaagataaaaataattcaacaatatatgattttatatgCAAGAATATTTGATAAACTATATTTTGAAttgtaacaaaatgaaaacttttGTTACAATATGTTTATTGGTAGCaaagatgtttaaatttcaatatCATGTTGCATTTCTCTATCAATTTGAAACTACAACTTAATGTTGAATGTTACACAACTTAAGAAAAATGGAAATACAATGgtaataaatattgaaatattataCTTGATAGACATTTAATTCCCAAACATAATCTCTCAATTGGGTGGCATTTAGTCTAGTGTTATTACACAAGCCAGAAAATTAGTCTATATTTCTGAATAGCATATTGGGAAGATTAATATTAAATGCAATAATTGTACATGATATAATATCATAGACAGACCAACATTTAAACCAAGGGGGTTGGCCACCCCCTCCCCCCTCttacaaactttttttaaaatattatacatataatattactataattatttatatttttcgttaatattaatatataatattatattactatCAAATGCTCTTTAGAATTATTTCTCACTATTAAATTatcaatgaatttattttctttaaagaatatagagaaaaataatttacgaTTGTTTAGTTACTAATAGAgtataaataagttaatttttccttattttctttttattagttaatattattaacaatttagcattaataattaattttgtactttatttatattttgacatAATATCAACTCTAACGGAGGATttagtgatattttttaattaattatgttttcatcatataaaatatattttgtatgacTTTTATAGCTTTAGTTTGGTAGGTTGGAAGGTCACGTTTAAATGGCTAATAAAAATGCTACTGTTGAACATATTCCTttagcaataaaaaataatttgacattAGAAAAGACAggaaatatatcataatatgattaaagaaataaaaaatatataattaaattcgtGATATACCATATACCTACATATTCAAAAGAcgcataaaagtaaaattttgtgtaattttttccttcaaaagatGATGCTACACCTACCATTGTATTTCAACGGGTGCAAAATGAATTGGGTGAAAAAAGTATAATCATGATTGGTTACATGAATtgcttttgaatttataatcaCGATCGGTTTTTTCGATCAATCAATTTCTATTAATACAagcatattgaattttttttccattccaTTCCTCATCAAAAGCTACAAAATATATTTCCGCAACTACCCACATATTCTTTCTTTTGTATATCTAAAGataatgataaagataaagTAATTTCATATTACATTTCATACGGAAAACTATAAGTTTATAGGATTAAAGAAATGTGGTCTTATTAAATAcagttttcaattttagttcTATTTAATTTTGCACATTCAACTTTTCCTATTAAATGCAAAAACCCTCATGCAGGGTTGGTCAATCACACGACCCCTccgtaatttattttgtaaatcaatCAACGTGGGTTATAGCTAGATAATTAAGGAATGCTTGGTCACTATAGAGATTTCAGGTAATATATCAATTGATTGACATACacttttaatatcaattaatttgattattaaaaggaactaaatttatgcataaaaatagaagtattaattaatgatgtaaTTAAGAGATGCTTGAATATTACAAGAGCTACGtgacttttttttgttgaagttaagcatttatatgattaatgagtattattaaataataaaaaaattatttaaattatctcTTAAAAGAAGACAGTTAGTCATGAAGAGACAAATCCTTTATCATAATGAACACATAACttctagttttttattttcagcatcTAGTTTTAAGAGAAGTATTTGATCGTCGTCTAATTATCTTTTACTAAAATACattctcaattattttaatatttatcatgaTCAACATCTCATTATATGTAGCTAGGATGACGTTCAAATAGTGTGCAATACACTTGGTCAATTgtgttttaaacatttattattttttattacactttaatataaatttatcatgaaaacgtaaaaattaatgtgatttgtattttatagaaaaatatttatcacttacttccaaatttcatttaataaatgaCTATTAATATACTTTCTTTTATGATCATCAcagaacatttattttattatattttaaactatgaataaattaatagtgtatttaattattacttCTTTGGCTTTTTTGGGATTcagatttgagaagaaaacagtCCATACCAAAATCCCTAAATCAAATGGTCGAAGAAGAATCTGGACTACCTATAGTCAATTTGCATGCATCTCATTGTGCAGTCATGAACTTAAGgctccaatttttatttatatatattcagtAGTTTTGGaaggattgaaaaataaaattaaggattttCTTTCCCCATATGACTGCAGGTGATCCACCCCAGCAGAAGACAAGTCAaggaaatgagaaaaagaaagaagatgagaATATTACTCAAGGTTAGtgtgatttttctaaaatagatTAATTTGCTTAACTGTTTTATGTTTACATATGGTTTCAAAAGGTAGCTGAATTCTATGCATTCAAGcgatatttctctcttttacaaACATAGTTATAATTTGATGTGTATTTAGCTTTAATGGATTTTATTGATTATCAAAGTAATTTTGaaagaagtgaaaaataaaattaagggttTCCCTTCTCTCGATCTCATTACAGGCGATCCACCTCAAGAGGAGAGAAGTCTAAGAATCAAGATAGAGGAAGAACTCAAGAATATTACAGAAGGTTAGTGtgattttctttgaaatcatCACATCACTTTTCTTTCAATATATTTTCAACTATGAAGAAATTAAGAgtgtgtttaattattatttctttggcTATTTTGGGATTCagatttgatttcttttaatgtgtccgattttatttaaaaaaatggttataaattatatttttgcaaCATAGTTTATAGGCACATTAGACAACATTGAAAGTTTTTTTCATTGTGAAATTcctatttgagaagaaaacagtCCATACCAAAATCCCTAAATCAAATGGCGGAAGAAGAATTTAGACTACCTACAGTCAATTTGCATGCATCTCATTGTGCAGTGATGAACTTAGGGCacccatttttttatatttacttaatttaagaaggattgaaaaataaaattaagggcTTTCTTTCCTCATATGATTACAGGTGATCCACCTAAACAGAAGAGAAGTCAAGGAAATGAGAAAAAGACAGAAGACGACAATATTACTCAAGGTTAGTGTGATTTTtcctaaatcaattattttccttaagtgttttatgttttcatatggTAACTCAAAGAGAACAATGGAGATAAATCCAACTTAGGTATctggtataaataaataaagaaacattttgaaaagaaaatcctCAATTTAGTCTTTTAAGGTTACATGTGTATATCAGCATTTCTTCAAAGATTTTTCTGTCATAATTTGTAGTTTTCAAAAGTTTTTCTCCacaatgattaaattaatttcacatttCAGCCATTCTACCCCTACTATCATGTGTATATCAGCATGCATTGTTTTATGCCTACTTGATGATTTTCCATTCTTTGTTGTGTAATAATATTGTCACATAACTAGTTCACAATTTTACACCATTATGGGAGTGAACATATTTTAGCTAGTTTCATTTTTTACCATAATTCTTGGCTTGTAAATATGTTCATGATCAAATAAACAGGGCAATCAAAACGAAGAAAGCAATTTAGGGTTGGAGATGATggtaatatattatttgatgaAGAAGAGCTCAAAATGATCCTAGATTTTAAGAGAGGTGAGGACTATATTGAGGTTCTTTGTGGCgctacaaacaaaaaatatggagATTATGTTGGGAGGCTAAAAATTAATAACGAAGGTCAATATTTCATCACTTGTGAGTGTTGCCCTGAGTGTCCCTTGGGTCAGTTTTCCACTtcaatttctcaattttttttattttgcaataGTATAATTGGTCTCTAATGTTTCAAGcaagtatttttgttttgtattgttataattgtacaataaaaaaataatggaacaGGAACTGCAGAATCTGTTGATCTTTTTTAGAGCCTTATTTTCGTAATttggaaaaaacaaataaatagcagatatatagatttaattttatcaaaaaaaatatcTGTGAGACAGAATCactatttcttttcattatattttattgcaatataaattattattataaatataatttcgaTCCTATGCATTATTTGTTGGTGGAAACGAGGGAGAACACTGAAGTTAGTGGAAACATGTTTGTTTGTAATAATCAGTGAATGTCACTCTAGAAGCATTTGAGAAACATGCTTTAAGGGAAGGGAGCGGAAGGTGGAAGAGAAACATCTGGGTTCATTGTGAAGACGAAGACAAAGTTCCACTCTGGAAGACACCTCTGATAAAGTATTACACACACCAGGCAAATGTGGCTAACCGGAAAGACTCTGCAATGAGGAAACAAAACTTTCACAGGGATGAGTTCCTACGTTGCACGAGATGCGGGAAGGAGCGCAGGTTCCATCTCAAGAGCAGACCAGACATTAAGAACTACCATGATGCTTCAAACAACAAATGCTGGAATTGTTCTCTTTGGCCTTATCAAAAGTAAGTTGCTCAATCCCAACTCAAGCTATATGATATTCAAGTtcatgcatgattagtattttcttgTGAGCATAGTTGGTACTTAGTCTTGCAAAACACATTATATGCTGGAAAAAGATACTGGGGACTCACGATGTGTCAATAAGAGATAGAGAGACAAAAAGGATGAGCgataattgatattttactaaaaatcacaaattCCTTCAACTAGAGACAATCCAGCTTTAGTAAGGTAGGATAATTGATTATTGCAACAACGTTTTTTTTCCAAGTAATT from Glycine soja cultivar W05 unplaced genomic scaffold, ASM419377v2 tig00106121_1_pilon, whole genome shotgun sequence encodes the following:
- the LOC114404738 gene encoding protein ULTRAPETALA 2-like, with the protein product MTAGDPPQQKTSQGNEKKKEDENITQGDPPKQKRSQGNEKKTEDDNITQVNVTLEAFEKHALREGSGRWKRNIWVHCEDEDKVPLWKTPLIKYYTHQANVANRKDSAMRKQNFHRDEFLRCTRCGKERRFHLKSRPDIKNYHDASNNKCWNCSLWPYQKITCDDDEERSSLKASRGCSRSSTCQGCSTCYCEGCIKCRFEDCNCQECRDFMLYAKP